One genomic segment of Flagellimonas marinaquae includes these proteins:
- a CDS encoding carboxypeptidase-like regulatory domain-containing protein, with protein sequence MKNTFLILFALLVSGWSFAQDSRQMLRGKVLYRSSNVPNENVINSTSGQATITDENGEFVIAVKDGDQLVFTAVNYQLEVITVTPEILQNNRLVVEVTEKVRELDEVVVTPDQQERFLQVKNEDFKQFDYEIDRGTEVENIANSRTTRGMKDGINFVNIFKALFKSQEVNGQQRAPLKVSEVLRHVYDDEFFVADLRLPQDKIDAFLLYCDDRIPSQTLLRKENEFQLIDFLVTQSKEYLATLNEE encoded by the coding sequence ATGAAAAATACATTCTTGATTTTGTTCGCTTTGCTCGTGAGTGGCTGGTCCTTTGCGCAGGATTCCCGTCAAATGTTAAGGGGCAAGGTCTTGTACCGAAGTTCCAATGTTCCCAACGAGAACGTGATCAATTCAACCAGCGGCCAGGCAACCATAACCGATGAGAACGGGGAGTTTGTTATTGCAGTAAAAGATGGGGATCAGTTGGTGTTTACCGCGGTGAACTATCAGTTGGAGGTGATAACCGTTACCCCGGAGATATTGCAGAACAATCGTTTGGTCGTAGAGGTTACCGAAAAAGTGCGGGAGTTGGACGAGGTGGTGGTTACGCCAGATCAGCAAGAACGTTTTCTGCAGGTAAAAAATGAAGATTTTAAGCAATTCGATTATGAGATAGACCGGGGTACCGAGGTCGAAAATATCGCCAATTCGAGAACCACACGCGGAATGAAGGACGGAATCAATTTTGTGAACATCTTCAAGGCCCTTTTTAAATCCCAAGAAGTAAACGGACAACAACGAGCACCTTTAAAGGTAAGTGAGGTGCTGCGCCATGTTTATGATGATGAGTTCTTTGTTGCGGATCTAAGGTTGCCCCAAGATAAAATAGATGCCTTTTTGTTGTACTGTGACGATAGGATTCCTTCGCAGACCCTGCTCAGAAAAGAAAATGAGTTTCAATTGATCGATTTTCTGGTTACTCAGAGCAAAGAATACTTGGCAACCTTGAACGAGGAATGA
- a CDS encoding beta strand repeat-containing protein, with product MKTSIVYTIIALLMINTLSGQVKIGNNPESLDPASVLELESNTRVLVITRVTDAQMSVINPLPGALAYNTDQDCLHYYDGTQWVNICEELDNSFTVSTRADYLSQLNPQARDSTVIITTTVNPDDSVNYNFEVAQITGANIVNTSINGASKLQDDSVTSAKLADGSVTLEKLADATTGQPGDLFQWNGINWTLINESALGITEKDSIVGNEVVGPTDATLLLSGTGSQTDPLTLDVAALGIDTAELADDAVTTTKIADGNVTDAKLDKTNIPLSGFGAAGAAINLGNQIIFNLGDPTNPLDAVNLQTLNAAILASNQTIVSADAGNSISESGTDGGAFYDDTTIQNGITTNTTAIAANDADILQNQNDIANNTTAIGTKEDVANKSNDGTLADNSATDYPTEQAVKTYVDNEITASNQTIVSADAGNSISESGTDGGAFYDDTTIQNGITTNTTAIAANDADILQNQNDIANNTTAIGTKEDVANKSNDGTLADNSATDYPTEQAVKTYVDNEITASNQTIVSADAGNSISESGTDGGAFYDDTTIQNGITTNTTAIAANDADILQNQNDIANNTTAIGTKEDVANKSNDGTLADNSATDYPTEQAVKTYVDNITEEIANAVQVNATDGAAGLYNITDGTVDSNSIIQLTVQENTSGNPIMIQLVNQTLGNFSVQIYEFVSPGFAPTANNANWQYIVINP from the coding sequence GTGAAAACTTCAATTGTCTACACGATCATAGCCCTACTTATGATCAACACCCTAAGCGGTCAGGTAAAAATCGGCAATAACCCGGAAAGTTTAGATCCCGCTTCTGTTTTGGAACTGGAGAGCAACACCAGGGTTTTGGTGATTACCCGTGTAACCGATGCGCAAATGAGCGTGATCAACCCATTACCGGGGGCGTTGGCGTACAATACAGACCAGGATTGCCTGCATTATTACGATGGTACACAATGGGTCAATATTTGCGAGGAGTTGGACAATTCCTTTACAGTGAGTACACGTGCAGACTATTTGAGCCAATTAAATCCGCAGGCAAGGGACAGTACGGTGATCATTACAACAACGGTAAATCCGGACGACAGCGTTAACTACAATTTTGAAGTGGCACAGATTACCGGGGCCAATATTGTGAACACCTCCATAAATGGAGCTTCCAAATTGCAGGACGATTCCGTGACCAGTGCTAAATTGGCAGACGGTTCGGTAACCCTCGAAAAATTGGCGGATGCCACAACAGGCCAACCCGGAGATCTGTTTCAGTGGAACGGCATCAACTGGACCTTGATCAACGAATCAGCATTGGGAATTACCGAAAAAGATAGTATTGTAGGGAATGAAGTGGTAGGACCAACCGATGCCACCCTTCTATTAAGTGGTACTGGAAGTCAAACCGATCCACTAACTCTAGATGTTGCCGCATTGGGCATCGACACTGCTGAATTGGCGGATGATGCGGTGACGACCACCAAAATAGCCGATGGAAATGTTACCGATGCCAAACTCGACAAAACAAATATTCCACTTAGTGGGTTTGGAGCTGCGGGAGCAGCTATAAACTTAGGCAACCAAATTATATTCAATTTAGGAGACCCTACAAATCCATTGGATGCCGTAAACTTACAAACGTTGAATGCAGCTATTTTGGCCTCCAACCAAACTATCGTAAGTGCAGATGCGGGTAACTCCATCTCAGAAAGCGGAACAGATGGTGGTGCATTCTACGACGATACAACCATTCAGAACGGAATCACTACTAATACCACGGCAATAGCAGCCAACGATGCTGATATCCTGCAGAACCAGAACGACATTGCAAACAACACAACAGCAATAGGAACAAAAGAAGACGTTGCGAATAAATCCAACGATGGCACTCTCGCAGACAACTCAGCTACAGATTATCCAACCGAACAGGCGGTGAAAACTTATGTCGACAATGAAATCACGGCTTCCAACCAAACTATCGTAAGTGCAGATGCGGGTAACTCCATCTCAGAAAGCGGAACAGATGGTGGTGCATTCTACGACGATACAACCATTCAGAACGGAATCACTACTAATACTACGGCAATAGCAGCCAACGATGCTGACATCCTGCAGAACCAGAACGACATTGCAAACAACACAACAGCAATAGGAACGAAAGAAGACGTTGCGAATAAATCCAACGATGGCACTCTCGCAGACAACTCAGCTACAGATTATCCAACCGAACAGGCGGTGAAAACTTATGTCGACAATGAAATCACGGCTTCCAACCAAACTATCGTAAGTGCAGATGCGGGTAACTCCATCTCAGAAAGCGGAACAGATGGTGGTGCATTCTACGACGATACAACCATTCAGAACGGAATCACTACTAATACCACGGCAATAGCAGCCAACGATGCTGACATCCTGCAGAACCAGAACGACATTGCAAATAACACAACAGCAATAGGAACGAAAGAAGACGTTGCGAATAAATCCAACGATGGCACTCTCGCAGACAACTCAGCTACAGATTATCCAACCGAACAGGCGGTGAAAACTTATGTCGACAATATTACAGAGGAAATAGCAAATGCAGTACAAGTGAATGCTACGGACGGAGCAGCTGGTCTCTACAATATAACAGATGGAACAGTAGATTCAAATTCTATAATTCAACTAACTGTACAAGAAAATACCTCTGGAAACCCTATAATGATTCAACTTGTGAATCAAACCCTAGGTAATTTTTCAGTACAAATTTATGAATTTGTTTCTCCAGGCTTCGCTCCAACTGCAAACAATGCGAATTGGCAATACATTGTTATAAATCCATAA
- a CDS encoding gliding motility-associated C-terminal domain-containing protein, with the protein MKTLLHIAFLLSVCSVVAQSGLYHNGNMQVHNNANIGLHTDFINNANFNPATGLVGFYGNEVIQVSGNVSPTLWDTEIMSRSNVFFQIPVSVRNNVNFIDGNFLSPANNQAVYLNFMDQGFFTGESNESKVTGFAAVNNRDIFSFPVGDQAQLRPLTLLSETTTPLAICAYFFENPSNPSSILESFDTDQKVQEIGKVSEREFWILQSDVPAQVSIAWNVRSGLGTIPNATMESIIIVGWSKAEQEWVIIGNSATSGDINRGFITSETFVPSEYAAITFGTIPLPTDTFAVNNPTLGNYFLSPNGDGINDSWIIDNLEESPNNSVRIFNRYGQKVFEQINYTNEFHGIANTGTMISNQGIGLPEGVYFYLVTLEDVELEYTGFLFLDR; encoded by the coding sequence ATGAAAACCCTCCTCCACATAGCGTTTTTGTTATCGGTCTGTTCTGTTGTGGCCCAGAGCGGGTTGTACCATAATGGAAATATGCAGGTGCACAATAATGCCAATATAGGTCTGCACACCGATTTTATCAATAATGCCAATTTTAATCCTGCTACCGGATTGGTTGGGTTTTACGGTAATGAAGTGATCCAAGTATCCGGAAATGTTTCTCCCACTCTGTGGGATACCGAGATCATGAGCCGCAGCAACGTTTTTTTTCAAATCCCTGTTTCGGTGCGGAACAACGTTAATTTTATAGACGGTAACTTTTTGAGCCCGGCCAACAACCAGGCCGTGTACCTCAATTTTATGGACCAAGGTTTCTTTACCGGGGAAAGCAACGAATCCAAAGTAACCGGTTTCGCGGCTGTGAACAACCGCGATATCTTTTCATTTCCTGTTGGCGATCAAGCACAATTACGACCACTAACATTGCTCTCCGAAACCACGACCCCTTTGGCCATTTGCGCCTATTTTTTTGAAAATCCCTCCAACCCCTCTTCCATACTGGAAAGTTTTGACACGGACCAAAAGGTTCAGGAAATCGGAAAAGTAAGCGAGCGTGAATTTTGGATCTTACAAAGCGATGTTCCTGCGCAGGTTTCGATTGCTTGGAACGTTAGGAGCGGTTTGGGCACGATTCCAAATGCCACCATGGAGTCCATAATTATTGTAGGTTGGAGCAAAGCTGAACAAGAATGGGTCATTATCGGGAATTCCGCCACAAGTGGAGATATTAATCGAGGTTTTATTACATCGGAAACCTTTGTTCCCAGCGAGTATGCCGCCATCACTTTTGGCACCATACCCTTGCCCACCGATACCTTTGCCGTGAACAATCCCACTTTGGGCAATTATTTTTTAAGCCCCAATGGCGATGGCATCAACGATTCCTGGATTATCGATAATCTGGAAGAATCTCCCAACAACAGCGTTCGCATCTTTAACCGCTACGGACAAAAAGTATTCGAACAAATCAACTATACCAACGAGTTCCATGGCATTGCCAATACCGGCACGATGATTTCCAACCAAGGAATAGGATTGCCGGAAGGGGTATATTTTTATTTGGTAACCCTGGAAGATGTAGAGCTGGAATACACAGGTTTCCTTTTTTTGGACCGTTAA